The following are from one region of the Stanieria sp. NIES-3757 genome:
- a CDS encoding ABC transporter related, whose protein sequence is MSYSGAIAVNNLGVCYRTVEALRDISLNLLPGKVTGVFGPNGAGKSTLVKAMLGLIPVNVGTVSYDGQPLQNHLEKVAYVPQRSQIDWTYPVTVWDVVMMGRVRKTGWFRRFSSISRHQATEALEKVQMIEYKNRPIGQLSGGQQQRVFLARSLAQEAEVFFFDEPFVGVDQKTENIIFNLFHELADTGKIVVVVNHDLGESITNFDDLILLNKELIAFGQRQQVLQEEHLQRAYGSKVNFFVDQ, encoded by the coding sequence ATGAGTTACAGTGGCGCAATCGCAGTTAATAATTTAGGGGTTTGTTACCGCACAGTAGAAGCGTTGCGCGATATTTCTCTCAATCTTCTGCCAGGAAAAGTTACGGGGGTATTTGGTCCCAATGGTGCGGGAAAAAGTACTTTAGTTAAAGCGATGTTAGGTTTAATTCCTGTCAATGTGGGTACAGTTTCTTATGATGGACAACCGCTACAAAATCATCTAGAGAAAGTTGCTTATGTACCACAGCGATCGCAAATTGATTGGACTTATCCTGTAACTGTCTGGGATGTAGTGATGATGGGAAGAGTGAGAAAGACTGGTTGGTTTCGGCGTTTTTCTTCTATTAGTCGTCACCAAGCGACAGAAGCATTAGAAAAAGTTCAGATGATTGAATATAAAAACCGTCCTATCGGTCAACTTTCAGGCGGACAACAGCAACGAGTATTTTTAGCGCGATCGCTGGCACAAGAGGCAGAAGTATTCTTTTTCGATGAACCTTTTGTTGGGGTAGATCAAAAGACAGAAAATATTATTTTTAATCTATTTCATGAATTAGCTGATACAGGAAAAATTGTCGTGGTAGTTAATCATGATTTAGGAGAATCAATTACGAATTTTGACGATCTGATTTTACTTAATAAGGAATTAATTGCTTTCGGACAAAGACAACAAGTTCTTCAAGAAGAACATCTTCAGCGTGCTTATGGCAGTAAGGTTAATTTCTTCGTCGATCAATAA
- a CDS encoding periplasmic solute binding protein, producing MKTVSVFSQRFSWLLTAGILVGVWLGGCQTQTGNNLEQENDKPRVVSTSTIIADLTTQVGGDEIEHEGILQPGSDPHVYEPTPKDSIALEKADLILYNGYNLEPGLIKMMNATGNQANTFAVGEVVKPLDFEYQGQKQPDPHVWGDAKNTILMVKAIRDRLIELSPEDKAEFTTNAAQLIADLERLNRWINQQIATIPEEQRKLVTTHDAFQYYAHAYGLDITGTLIGISTEEQPSAQTVKNLADSIKQTKITTIFAETTINPKLIQTVAEEAGVQLAPQQLYSDSIGAPGSEGDTYLKMLVTNTKTIVEALGGKYQDFAE from the coding sequence ATGAAAACAGTATCGGTATTTAGTCAGAGATTTAGCTGGTTATTAACAGCAGGAATTTTAGTTGGAGTTTGGTTAGGAGGTTGTCAGACACAAACGGGTAATAATTTAGAACAAGAAAACGACAAACCCAGAGTAGTTTCTACCAGTACGATCATTGCAGATTTAACTACCCAGGTAGGAGGAGATGAAATCGAACACGAAGGAATTTTACAACCTGGTAGCGATCCTCACGTGTACGAACCTACACCTAAAGACAGTATTGCTTTAGAAAAAGCAGATTTAATTCTCTACAACGGCTACAATTTAGAACCTGGTTTAATTAAGATGATGAATGCTACAGGAAATCAAGCTAACACATTTGCTGTCGGAGAAGTAGTCAAACCATTAGACTTTGAATACCAAGGACAAAAACAACCAGATCCTCACGTTTGGGGAGATGCAAAGAATACTATTTTAATGGTGAAAGCTATACGCGATCGCCTGATTGAATTGTCTCCTGAAGACAAAGCAGAATTTACCACCAATGCAGCACAATTAATTGCAGACTTAGAAAGATTAAATCGTTGGATTAATCAACAAATTGCAACCATTCCAGAGGAACAAAGAAAATTAGTAACTACTCATGATGCTTTTCAATACTATGCTCATGCTTATGGCTTAGATATTACTGGCACATTAATTGGCATTAGTACTGAAGAACAACCAAGCGCACAAACAGTTAAAAATTTAGCCGATTCCATCAAACAAACTAAAATAACTACAATTTTTGCTGAAACAACTATTAATCCTAAACTAATACAAACTGTAGCCGAAGAAGCAGGAGTACAACTTGCACCACAACAACTCTATTCAGATTCTATTGGTGCGCCAGGCAGCGAAGGAGATACTTATCTCAAAATGTTAGTTACTAATACTAAAACAATAGTCGAAGCTTTGGGAGGTAAGTATCAAGATTTTGCAGAATAA
- a CDS encoding hypothetical protein (conserved hypothetical protein), translating into MNFKKASIGTIIIFAIILTFGIFSESSYALRKIFKIISVNYRTSFRSQTTTNKGNIPEEHQGKLQLFILAGQSNMAGMGDLSTSKIVTNPRIYVFGNDYHWKLATEPIDDATNQVDIVSKDLDAGFSPAMSFATTILEQHPDMLVGLIPCAKGGSSIYEWQRNLADNTLYGSCLKRVRVASSMGNVASLLFFQGEIDTVDPTKEFPKKILLPNQWADKFKVFVQNWRNDLNLPTLPVVFAQIGTNTEPERFINWAVVKEQQRQVRLPFSAMITTDDLALKDYVHFSTESYQIIGQRFAQAYLELLLEMKR; encoded by the coding sequence ATGAATTTTAAGAAAGCAAGTATTGGAACTATTATTATCTTTGCTATTATTCTAACCTTTGGTATTTTTTCAGAAAGCAGTTATGCTCTTAGAAAGATTTTTAAAATTATAAGTGTAAATTATAGGACAAGTTTTCGCTCACAAACAACAACAAATAAAGGGAATATTCCTGAAGAGCATCAAGGAAAATTACAGTTGTTTATACTTGCAGGTCAGTCCAACATGGCTGGAATGGGTGATCTTTCAACATCAAAGATAGTCACCAACCCCAGAATCTATGTATTTGGTAATGATTATCATTGGAAGTTAGCAACAGAACCGATAGATGATGCAACTAACCAAGTTGATATAGTATCCAAAGATCTCGATGCAGGTTTTAGTCCAGCGATGTCTTTTGCCACCACAATTTTAGAACAACATCCTGATATGTTAGTAGGACTTATACCCTGTGCCAAGGGTGGTTCTTCAATTTACGAATGGCAGAGAAACTTAGCTGATAATACACTTTATGGTTCTTGTCTTAAGCGAGTACGTGTAGCCTCATCAATGGGAAATGTGGCTAGTCTACTTTTTTTTCAAGGAGAAATCGATACTGTAGATCCTACTAAGGAATTTCCAAAAAAAATACTTTTACCTAATCAATGGGCAGATAAATTTAAGGTTTTTGTCCAAAATTGGCGCAATGATTTGAATTTACCTACCTTACCTGTAGTGTTTGCCCAAATTGGAACTAATACCGAACCAGAGAGATTTATAAATTGGGCAGTGGTCAAGGAACAACAGCGTCAAGTTCGTCTGCCCTTCTCAGCGATGATTACAACAGATGACCTGGCTTTAAAAGATTACGTTCATTTTTCAACAGAAAGTTATCAAATAATTGGTCAACGTTTTGCTCAAGCCTATTTAGAGTTGCTTCTAGAAATGAAAAGATAA
- a CDS encoding putative glycosyl transferase, giving the protein MRILSIHNNYRIRGGEDESRESEERLLREMGHQVDVYEENNNRITQLNSVQLSLKTIWSQEAYRIVQKSLRQSKRDVVHVQNFFPLISPSVYYAAQSEGVPVIQTLRNYRLICPNGLFFRQNRVCEDCLDKFIPYPGIIHACYRKNRAATSATVAMLTTHRVIQTWDKQVNLFISLSKFARQKFIEAGFPADKIIVKPNFVHPDPGVGQGQGGYALYVGRLSVEKGLDILLAAWERLKAPIPLKIVGDGPLAQQVIEATKRFPQVEWLGRKPMTEVYELMGEAMFLIFPSKWYETFGRVAVEAFAKGTPVIAANLGAIAELVENERTGLHFCPSDAVDLATKIDQILTQPQKLSQMRREARAEFENKYTAQENYNQLMKIYASVCSS; this is encoded by the coding sequence ATGCGTATTCTAAGCATTCATAACAATTATCGAATTCGTGGTGGTGAAGATGAATCCCGCGAATCAGAAGAGCGTTTATTACGGGAAATGGGACACCAGGTGGATGTGTATGAGGAAAATAATAATCGCATTACTCAATTAAATTCTGTTCAGTTATCTCTCAAAACCATTTGGTCTCAAGAAGCTTACCGAATTGTTCAAAAATCTCTGAGACAGTCTAAAAGGGATGTAGTTCATGTTCAGAATTTTTTTCCTCTGATTTCTCCCTCTGTTTACTACGCTGCTCAATCTGAGGGAGTTCCAGTCATTCAGACCCTGCGAAATTATCGTCTCATCTGCCCCAATGGGCTTTTTTTTCGACAAAATCGGGTTTGTGAAGATTGTTTAGACAAATTTATCCCTTATCCAGGCATCATACATGCTTGTTATCGAAAAAACAGAGCAGCTACAAGTGCTACAGTTGCCATGCTGACAACACACAGAGTTATACAGACCTGGGATAAACAAGTGAACTTGTTTATCTCTCTGAGCAAGTTTGCACGGCAAAAATTTATTGAGGCAGGATTTCCAGCAGACAAGATTATAGTCAAACCTAACTTTGTCCATCCTGATCCTGGTGTGGGTCAGGGTCAGGGTGGTTATGCACTCTATGTGGGAAGACTTTCGGTAGAAAAAGGATTAGATATTCTCTTAGCAGCTTGGGAACGCCTCAAAGCACCAATACCCCTAAAAATTGTTGGCGATGGCCCCTTGGCACAGCAAGTGATCGAAGCAACCAAACGATTTCCTCAAGTGGAATGGCTGGGACGTAAGCCAATGACAGAAGTATACGAACTTATGGGAGAAGCAATGTTTTTAATTTTTCCTTCAAAATGGTATGAAACTTTCGGTCGCGTAGCTGTAGAAGCTTTTGCCAAAGGAACTCCTGTGATTGCTGCAAATTTAGGTGCGATCGCAGAATTGGTTGAGAACGAGCGTACTGGACTTCATTTTTGCCCTAGTGATGCAGTAGACTTAGCAACTAAAATAGACCAGATTTTAACTCAGCCCCAAAAGCTATCCCAAATGCGTCGAGAAGCAAGGGCTGAATTTGAGAATAAATACACAGCGCAAGAAAATTACAATCAGTTGATGAAAATTTATGCTTCGGTTTGTAGCTCATAA
- a CDS encoding group 1 glycosyltransferase, translated as MHKLSVIHSFPTWLPLTQTWMYNQVYYLPEEIENHIVCDRTKNLDQFNLPNIHSLENISKLRLYWEKGLRKLNLQQSSPLLIEIAKKKQSEIVHSHFGHLACSDINTAKKANLKQIVTFYGYDVNCLPNSNPIWIKKYQKLFANVERVLCEGPHMGRCIVNLGCPPEKVIVHHLGVKINQIDYQPRTWNREEPLRILMAASFIEKKGFPDGLEALGILQHEIPLEVTIIGDASQSNPKNRKIQSQIEKEKILATIDKYKLSKKVRLLGYQPYSVFFEEAYKHHIFLSPSITASDGDTEGGAPVSIIEMAATGMPIVSTTHCDIPEVIKHGITGLLAPERDVAELVNHLRWYINHSTQWAKMLDAGRKHIETEYDAQTQGQKLAEIYQDVAKSQS; from the coding sequence ATGCACAAACTATCAGTCATTCATAGTTTTCCCACTTGGTTACCGTTAACCCAAACTTGGATGTACAACCAAGTTTACTATTTACCTGAAGAAATCGAAAATCATATCGTTTGCGATCGCACCAAAAATCTAGACCAATTTAATTTACCTAATATTCACAGTCTAGAAAATATTTCTAAACTTCGATTATATTGGGAAAAAGGATTAAGAAAACTTAATCTTCAACAATCTTCTCCTCTACTGATTGAAATTGCCAAAAAAAAACAATCAGAAATCGTTCATTCTCATTTTGGACATCTTGCCTGTAGTGATATTAACACTGCTAAAAAAGCAAATTTAAAACAAATAGTCACATTTTATGGCTACGATGTCAATTGTCTTCCCAACAGCAATCCAATTTGGATTAAAAAATATCAAAAACTATTTGCTAATGTGGAGCGAGTTCTTTGTGAAGGACCTCATATGGGTCGATGTATTGTTAATCTGGGGTGTCCTCCTGAAAAAGTTATAGTTCACCATTTAGGCGTAAAAATTAATCAAATCGACTATCAACCCAGAACCTGGAATCGAGAAGAACCACTACGCATTTTAATGGCAGCATCTTTTATAGAAAAAAAAGGTTTTCCTGATGGTTTAGAAGCCTTGGGCATTTTACAACATGAGATTCCTTTAGAAGTTACCATTATTGGTGATGCAAGTCAGAGCAATCCAAAAAATAGAAAAATTCAAAGCCAAATTGAAAAAGAAAAAATCCTCGCCACAATTGATAAATATAAATTAAGCAAGAAAGTTCGTTTGTTAGGATATCAACCTTACTCTGTATTTTTTGAAGAGGCATATAAACATCACATTTTTTTATCTCCAAGCATTACTGCCAGTGATGGTGATACAGAAGGTGGCGCACCTGTTTCTATTATTGAAATGGCAGCGACAGGAATGCCTATTGTCAGCACTACTCACTGCGATATTCCCGAAGTAATTAAACATGGAATTACAGGATTATTAGCTCCAGAACGAGATGTGGCAGAATTAGTAAATCATTTGCGATGGTATATTAATCACTCTACTCAATGGGCAAAAATGCTTGATGCTGGGCGAAAACATATAGAGACAGAATATGATGCTCAAACTCAAGGTCAAAAACTAGCTGAGATTTACCAAGATGTTGCCAAATCTCAATCATAA
- a CDS encoding aminotransferase, DegT/DnrJ/EryC1/StrS family → MRDTFLVFGLPQIHQDEIDEVIASMEIGWLGTGPKVKRFEEDFAAYKGVSYSAALNSCTAGLHLSCAALDLKAGDEVITTSMTFCATVNAIIHSGATPVIADIDPHTFNITPEAIEKKITPNTRAILPVHFAGRACQMDEIMDLAQQYNLEVIEDCAHGIETEYKGRKAGTFGHFGVFSFYVTKNVVTGEGGMVISADEEKINRIKVLGLHGMSRHAWQRFSDAGFKHYFVEECGFKYNMMDIQAAIGIHQLKRVEKNWLRRQEIWQRYNEAFANLPIQLPAPIEPNTRHAYHLYTILIDEEKTGIQRDKFLDAMTELKIGTGVHYLSIPEHPYYQRTFGWKPEDYPNAMKVGRQTMSLPISAKLTDQDVEDVIEAVYQILQK, encoded by the coding sequence ATGAGAGATACATTTTTAGTTTTCGGGTTACCGCAAATTCATCAAGACGAAATTGATGAAGTCATCGCCAGCATGGAAATTGGCTGGTTAGGAACAGGTCCTAAAGTTAAGCGTTTTGAAGAAGATTTTGCTGCCTACAAAGGTGTTTCTTATTCTGCTGCACTAAATTCCTGTACCGCAGGTTTACATCTTTCCTGTGCAGCTTTAGATTTAAAGGCTGGGGATGAAGTTATTACGACATCAATGACCTTTTGTGCAACAGTTAATGCAATTATTCATAGTGGTGCCACCCCTGTAATCGCCGATATCGATCCTCATACGTTTAATATCACTCCTGAAGCAATTGAGAAAAAAATCACTCCCAATACCCGTGCTATTTTACCCGTACATTTTGCAGGAAGAGCTTGCCAAATGGATGAGATTATGGATTTGGCACAGCAATATAATTTAGAAGTAATTGAAGATTGCGCCCATGGGATTGAAACAGAGTATAAAGGGCGTAAAGCGGGAACTTTTGGTCATTTCGGCGTATTTAGTTTTTATGTGACTAAAAATGTTGTGACTGGAGAAGGCGGAATGGTAATTTCCGCAGATGAAGAAAAGATTAATCGAATCAAGGTATTAGGATTGCATGGAATGAGCCGACATGCTTGGCAACGGTTTTCTGATGCTGGATTTAAACACTATTTCGTTGAAGAATGTGGTTTTAAGTATAATATGATGGATATCCAAGCTGCGATCGGAATTCATCAATTAAAAAGAGTGGAGAAAAATTGGTTACGTCGTCAAGAAATTTGGCAAAGGTACAATGAGGCATTTGCTAATTTACCAATTCAGTTACCTGCCCCAATTGAACCAAATACTCGTCATGCCTATCATCTTTATACCATTTTGATAGATGAAGAAAAAACAGGCATTCAACGAGATAAATTTCTTGATGCCATGACAGAACTCAAAATTGGAACTGGGGTGCATTATTTAAGCATTCCCGAACATCCCTATTATCAGAGAACTTTTGGTTGGAAACCCGAAGATTATCCCAATGCGATGAAAGTAGGACGACAAACGATGAGTTTACCAATTTCAGCAAAGCTGACGGATCAAGATGTAGAGGATGTGATTGAGGCGGTTTACCAAATTTTGCAAAAGTGA
- a CDS encoding putative transposase, protein MPSPYSYDLRAKAINAVHRGERKTQVCNLFKISRNTLDLWLKREQETGDYSASAGYQKSQNCKIKDLNRFKEFVLQHNQKTQKQIARLWGEKVTQQNVSRAMKKLGITRKKNLWVSGEG, encoded by the coding sequence ATGCCTTCTCCATACAGTTACGATTTAAGAGCCAAAGCTATTAACGCAGTTCATAGAGGTGAAAGAAAAACTCAGGTCTGTAACCTATTCAAAATTAGCCGAAATACATTAGATTTATGGCTAAAAAGAGAGCAAGAGACAGGAGATTACAGCGCGAGCGCTGGCTATCAAAAGAGCCAAAATTGTAAGATAAAAGACCTCAATCGATTTAAAGAATTTGTTTTGCAACACAATCAGAAAACACAGAAGCAAATAGCTCGACTCTGGGGCGAGAAAGTGACACAACAAAATGTAAGTAGGGCAATGAAAAAGCTAGGTATAACTAGAAAAAAAAACTTATGGGTATCGGGAGAGGGATGA
- a CDS encoding oxidoreductase, aldo/keto reductase family protein, with translation MEYRLLGRTNLKVSAIAIGTWQLSGPLVLDGKDDGYPDIGYDKAINLIRACEDLGINLIDSAEIYGAGEGERRIGEAIRGRRDRWILSTKFGLRRGEQNERVVNSHPNVIRTCLEDSLKRLQTDYVDIYLYHTPPNQALVDEGREVLENLKQEGKLRFYGISTNNDAILRQLVEKNAVDVVMFSQSLMAYPTKILDLVKEHNLGTLIRGALQGGLLSGKYFHRRPSFSQEDIRRFSMSNLKTEQYAVFEKYIPESSSMVALALRYLLDFETTHSIVLGGKDITEYQNAIQALELHPLERETHIALEKVRQELQRTQFRSQFKQKVIGKIKKLFVG, from the coding sequence ATGGAATATCGTTTATTGGGACGAACTAATCTGAAGGTTTCTGCGATCGCAATTGGTACTTGGCAGTTAAGTGGTCCTTTGGTTTTGGATGGAAAAGACGACGGTTATCCAGACATAGGATACGACAAAGCTATTAATTTAATCCGTGCCTGTGAAGATTTGGGAATTAACTTAATAGATTCAGCAGAAATTTATGGAGCAGGAGAAGGAGAACGTCGTATTGGAGAAGCTATTCGGGGCAGAAGAGATCGATGGATATTAAGCACTAAGTTTGGCTTGAGACGAGGAGAGCAAAATGAGCGTGTCGTCAACTCGCATCCTAATGTCATCCGAACTTGTCTTGAAGACAGCTTAAAACGTTTACAAACTGATTATGTAGATATCTATCTTTATCACACTCCTCCAAATCAAGCTCTTGTTGATGAAGGTAGAGAAGTTTTGGAAAATTTAAAACAGGAGGGAAAGCTTCGGTTTTATGGAATTTCGACTAATAATGACGCTATTTTAAGACAACTAGTCGAAAAAAATGCTGTGGATGTAGTGATGTTTTCACAATCTCTAATGGCTTATCCAACTAAGATTCTTGATTTGGTTAAAGAGCATAACCTTGGCACTTTGATCCGAGGAGCATTGCAAGGAGGACTGCTTTCTGGCAAGTACTTTCATCGCCGACCCTCTTTTTCTCAGGAGGATATCCGTCGATTTTCAATGAGTAATTTAAAAACTGAGCAATACGCTGTTTTTGAAAAATACATTCCAGAATCATCTTCAATGGTAGCTCTAGCTCTACGGTATCTCCTTGATTTTGAGACAACTCACTCAATTGTGCTTGGTGGAAAAGATATCACAGAATATCAGAATGCAATACAAGCATTGGAATTACATCCTTTGGAGCGAGAAACTCATATTGCTTTGGAAAAAGTTCGTCAAGAACTCCAGAGAACTCAGTTTCGTTCACAATTCAAACAGAAGGTTATAGGGAAAATCAAAAAGCTATTTGTAGGATAG
- a CDS encoding glycosyl transferase group 1 has protein sequence MKCLKVLISAYSCRPGMGSEPGVGWNLTRELAKHHKIWVLTRVDNRPMIEAELAKNPITGLNFIYFDLPGAYWWKRNLQTVHLHYYLWQIKAYFVARQLHNEVELDLIHHVTYVRYSSPSFLTLLPIPFIWGPVGGGESAPKTFWKDFGLRGKIYETLRNWLRYFGEQDVFVRLTAYRSSIAYATTEETAQRLSAIGCKNVQLLSQVGLSEEEVRQLTQYPLLDQIPVRFISIGRFLHWKGFYLGLRAFAQASLPANSEYWIVGKGAERETLQSLANDLGITSQVKFLNEMPRIDLLQKLGNCLALVHPSLHESGGFICLESMAAGCPVICLDLGGPAIQVTEKTGFKIPAQTPEQAITEMAKVMTRLAQDPDLRMKLGQLGQNHVKQFYTWETKALMFAQTYQEIVFNST, from the coding sequence ATGAAATGCCTAAAAGTACTCATCTCTGCTTATTCTTGCAGACCGGGAATGGGTTCCGAACCTGGAGTTGGTTGGAACCTTACCAGAGAATTGGCAAAGCATCACAAAATATGGGTGCTTACGCGAGTGGATAATCGCCCAATGATCGAAGCAGAGCTTGCTAAAAATCCTATTACTGGACTCAATTTTATTTACTTTGATTTACCTGGAGCTTATTGGTGGAAGCGTAACTTGCAAACAGTACATTTGCATTATTATCTCTGGCAAATCAAAGCTTATTTTGTCGCTCGTCAGCTACACAATGAGGTTGAGTTAGATCTTATTCATCATGTTACTTACGTTAGATATTCATCTCCCAGTTTCTTGACATTGTTACCCATTCCTTTTATTTGGGGACCGGTGGGCGGAGGAGAGTCAGCACCTAAAACTTTTTGGAAAGATTTTGGTCTACGTGGCAAAATTTATGAAACTCTGCGAAACTGGTTACGCTATTTCGGAGAACAAGATGTCTTTGTTCGTCTCACTGCTTACCGTAGTAGTATAGCTTATGCAACTACTGAAGAAACTGCTCAAAGATTGTCAGCAATAGGCTGCAAAAATGTTCAACTTCTCTCTCAGGTAGGATTGTCAGAAGAGGAAGTAAGACAATTAACTCAGTATCCACTATTAGACCAGATACCTGTGCGGTTCATCAGCATTGGTCGCTTTCTGCACTGGAAAGGATTTTACTTGGGATTACGAGCGTTTGCCCAGGCATCACTGCCTGCAAATTCCGAATATTGGATTGTAGGAAAGGGCGCCGAACGAGAGACACTCCAATCACTTGCCAATGATTTAGGAATTACTTCTCAGGTCAAATTTTTAAACGAGATGCCCCGTATTGATCTGCTTCAGAAGCTCGGTAACTGTCTAGCATTGGTTCATCCAAGTTTACATGAATCAGGTGGTTTTATTTGTCTAGAGTCTATGGCAGCAGGTTGTCCAGTAATCTGTCTAGATTTGGGAGGACCCGCAATCCAGGTAACAGAAAAAACAGGCTTTAAAATACCTGCTCAGACACCTGAGCAAGCCATAACAGAAATGGCTAAAGTAATGACTCGCCTAGCACAAGACCCAGATTTACGGATGAAATTGGGGCAGTTAGGTCAAAACCATGTAAAACAATTTTATACTTGGGAAACAAAAGCTCTCATGTTCGCTCAAACCTACCAAGAAATCGTCTTCAATAGTACATAG
- a CDS encoding putative methyltransferase produces MSVDIREDKYHRTFEQLKKTYEAEKELNRKLMNATQAERLKLYTSAYDAYFEKIPDHPMILRKANPEAIAWVVEQRMQLLNHFLNTDITFLEIGPGDCSLSLEVAKYVKKVYAADVSTQITAGLEIPENFELIISDGVSIPVPENSVDVVYSHQLMEHLHPDDAFQQLQNVYHALAPGGIYICITPNRLSGPHDTSAYFDEIATGWHLKEYTVFELYKLFRAADFSKIDYYKSRGVVHSALPLNRASAIVINSIESFLSKLPFSLRRKLSIMMTFRGITIIGTK; encoded by the coding sequence ATGTCTGTTGATATTCGAGAAGATAAATACCATAGAACATTTGAGCAACTCAAAAAAACCTATGAAGCAGAAAAAGAATTAAACAGAAAGTTGATGAATGCTACACAAGCAGAAAGACTTAAACTTTATACATCAGCCTATGATGCCTACTTTGAGAAGATTCCCGATCACCCGATGATTTTACGAAAGGCTAATCCTGAAGCCATAGCTTGGGTTGTAGAACAACGGATGCAACTTCTGAATCATTTTTTGAACACTGATATTACATTTCTGGAGATAGGACCTGGAGATTGCAGTCTATCATTAGAAGTCGCTAAGTATGTCAAAAAGGTTTATGCAGCAGATGTTTCAACGCAGATAACAGCAGGATTAGAAATTCCTGAAAATTTTGAGTTAATTATTTCTGACGGGGTAAGTATTCCAGTCCCTGAAAATAGCGTCGATGTGGTTTACTCTCATCAACTAATGGAACATTTGCATCCTGATGATGCTTTTCAACAACTTCAAAATGTTTATCATGCACTAGCACCTGGGGGTATTTATATTTGTATTACTCCTAATCGTCTGTCAGGTCCTCATGATACTTCAGCATACTTTGATGAGATCGCTACAGGTTGGCATTTGAAAGAATATACAGTATTCGAGTTGTACAAGCTTTTTCGGGCTGCTGACTTTTCCAAGATTGATTACTACAAAAGTCGTGGGGTTGTTCATTCAGCTTTGCCATTAAATAGGGCTTCGGCTATTGTTATCAATTCTATCGAAAGCTTTCTAAGTAAACTACCATTTTCACTGCGTCGAAAATTATCAATAATGATGACATTTAGAGGAATAACGATCATAGGAACAAAGTAA